The Misgurnus anguillicaudatus chromosome 15, ASM2758022v2, whole genome shotgun sequence genome has a window encoding:
- the nip7 gene encoding 60S ribosome subunit biogenesis protein NIP7 homolog, whose amino-acid sequence MRPLTDEETKTMFVKLSKYIGENIKLLVDRPDGTYCFRLHNDRVYYMSEKILKLATNISRDKLVSVGTCFGKFTKTQKFRLHITALDFLAPYAKFKVWVKPGMEQSFLYGNHIMKSGLGRITENTSQYQGVVVYSMADVPLGFGVAAKTTQECRKVDPMAIVVFHQADIGEYIRSEDTLT is encoded by the exons ATGCGTCCTTTAACGGACGAAGAAACGAAAACGATGTTTGTGAAGCTCTCCAAATA CATTGGGGAGAATATCAAACTTCTTGTTGATCGCCCTGATGGGACATACTGTTTCAGACTTCATAATGATCGAGTATATTATATGAG TGAGAAAATCCTGAAGTTGGCCACAAACATCTCCCGAGATAAACTGGTATCAGTTGGTACATGTTTTGGAAAATTCACAAAGACGCAGAAGTTTCGTCTGCACATCACAGCTCTTGATTTTCTCGCACCATATGCCAAG TTTAAGGTTTGGGTGAAGCCAGGGATGGAACAGTCGTTCCTGTATGGTAACCACATCATGAAGTCCGGCCTGGGGAGAATAACCGAAAACACATCACAGTATCAGGGAGTGGTCGTGTATTCCATGGCAGATGTACCGCTG ggATTTGGAGTTGCAGCAAAGACCACACAGGAGTGTCGTAAAGTTGATCCCATGGCCATTGTGGTGTTTCATCAGGCTGATATTGGGGAATACATCAGAAGTGAGGACACTCTTACATAA
- the zdhhc7 gene encoding palmitoyltransferase ZDHHC7, whose translation MQSSGHRLRDVEQHQPLISGGEEEVASDRVWFIQDSCGMVCAFMTWSLVMYAEFVVNFVMLLPSKSFWYSLINGVAFNFLAVLALTSHLRTMLTDPGAVPKGNATKEYMESLQLKPGEVIYKCPKCCSIKPERAHHCSICKRCIRKMDHHCPWVNNCVGENNQRFFVLFTMYIASISLHALCLSGFHFFTCVKVQWNECSDFSPPVAVMLMIFLCLEALLFLTFTAVMFGTQIHSICNDETEIERLKNEKPTWERRVRWEGMKIVFGGPPSLLWFNPFTGLRLRRLLMVRARKSGAEFSV comes from the exons ATGCAGTCTTCAGGACATCGGTTGAGGGATGTGGAGCAGCATCAGCCTCTTATCAGCGGAGGAGAAGAGGAGGTGGCGTCCGACCGCGTCTGGTTCATTCAGGACAGCTGCGGGATGGTGTGCGCCTTCATGACTTGGTCCCTGGTGATGTACGCCGAGTTTGTGGTGAATTTTGTCATGCTGCTCCCCTCCAAAAGCTTCTGGTACTCTCTCATCAACGGCGTGGCCTTCAACTTCCTAGCCGTGCTGGCACTGACGTCACACCTGCGCACCATGCTAACAGATCCG GGAGCTGTTCCTAAGGGTAACGCCACTAAAGAATACATGGAGAGTTTGCAGCTGAAGCCGGGTGAGGTCATCTATAAATGTCCCAAATGCTGCAGCATTAAACCAGAGCGAGCTCATCACTGCAG taTCTGTAAAAGATGCATCAGGAAGATGGATCATCACTGTCCGTGGGTCAACAACTGTGTGGGTGAGAACAACCAGCGATTCTTCGTCCTCTTTACT ATGTACATTGCCTCCATTTCTTTGCATGCGCTCTGTCTCAGTGGTTTCCACTTCTTCACCTGTGTTAAAGTCCAGTGGAATG AGTGCAGTGATTTTTCTCCACCTGTAGCTGTGATGCTGATGATTTTCTTGTGTTTGGAAGCACTGCTGTTTCTCACCTTCACCGCTGTGATGTTTGGTACTCAGATTCACTCCATCTGTAATGATGAGACG GAAATCGAGAGGTTGAAGAATGAAAAGCCCACGTGGGAGAGGCGCGTGCGATGGGAGGGAATGAAGATCGTTTTCGGCGGCCCGCCTTCTTTGCTGTGGTTTAATCCTTTCACTGGACTCCGCCTCCGACGCCTGCTCATGGTCCGCGCTCGAAAGAGCGGGGCGGAGTTTTCTGTCTGA